A region from the Populus trichocarpa isolate Nisqually-1 chromosome 18, P.trichocarpa_v4.1, whole genome shotgun sequence genome encodes:
- the LOC7461558 gene encoding golgin candidate 1 isoform X2: protein MASWLKVAEDLFENMDRKAKLVATELSDESSDLQPQASNGQGSEPKKMKSRIEGGKKLSNKESPQASNASQELTYIQMPQLDIASDNDRATLSVENEETLSSKTIAQTSTENLQDAGRDVTVAGVDSATSTSNGELLNEKDSDVPVEHPPPLAVKETQVVKEDHPIDDGKNIKSGEADVPVKTDQEKSQSTLTSSPARKESSLKGADLEVEPLVNQKKQLENKADTSPMTVQDQLDEAQGLLKIAVSSGQSKEARLARACAGLQSRLQEYKSENAQLEELLTAERELTKSYEGHIKQLQKDLSISKNEVARIESNMAEALAVKNSEIEALVSSMETSKKQLALSEGNLASMQANMESIMRNRELTETRMMQAVREELASAERRAEEERTAHNATKMAAMEREVELEHRAVETSTALAKMQRIADERTTKAAELEQKVALLEVECASLNQELQDMEARARRGQKKSPEEANQMIQAWQEEVERARQGQRDAESKLSYTETEAQKMRVEMAAMKRDAEHYSRQEHVELEKRYRELTDLLYYKQTQLEAMASEKAAAEFQLEKEVKRLQEAQVEAERSRVSRRTSSSWEEDNEMKELEPLPLYHRHMVGASMQLQKAAKILDSGAARVTRFLWRYPTARLILLFYLVFVHLFLMYLLHRLQEQADSFSAREVAESMGLANHTLP from the exons TTCACAGGAGCTAACTTATATACAAATGCCACAACTAGACATCGCATCTGATAATGATAGGGCTACACTTTCTGTGGAAAATGAAGAGACCCTTTCTAGCAAGACCATAGCCCAAACAAGCACTGAGAACCTACAGGATGCTGGAAGGGATGTTACTGTTGCTGGTGTGGACTCTGCAACATCAACTTCTAATGGTGAGCTTCTCAATGAAAAGGATTCAGATGTTCCTGTAGAGCATCCCCCACCATTAGCTGTGAAAGAGACACAGGTTGTCAAAGAAGACCATCCTATTGATGATGGTAAAAATATCAAGTCAGGGGAGGCTGATGTTCCTGTAAAGACTGATCAAGAGAAATCGCAATCAACACTTACCAGCTCTCCTGCGCGTAAGGAAAGCTCATTGAAAGGTGCCGACCTTGAAGTCGAACCTCTTGTCAATCAAAAGAAGCAACTGGAGAACAAAGCTGACACTTCTCCTATGACAGTGCAGGACCAACTCGATGAG GCTCAAGGACTGCTGAAGATTGCAGTTTCCTCTGGTCAGTCAAAAGAAGCGAGGTTAGCTCGG GCTTGTGCTGGACTTCAAAGCCGCCTTCAAGAATATAAATCTGAAAATGCACAGCTGGAAGAACTTCTCACTGCTGAG AGAGAGCTGACCAAATCATACGAGGGTCACATAAAGCAGCTACAGAAGGACTTGTCAATATCTAAAAACGAAGTAGCTAGGATAGAGTCAAATATGGCTGAAGCTTTGGCAGTGAAGAACTCTGAAATCGAGGCACTTGTCAGTTCTATGGAGACAAGCAAGAAACAGCTTGCTTTATCTGAAGGAAATCTAGCTTCAATGCAG GCAAACATGGAGTCTATTATGAGAAACAGGGAACTGACAGAGACAAGGATGATGCAG GCTGTTCGAGAGGAGCTGGCTTCGGCTGAACGGAGGGCGGAAGAAGAACGTACAGCACATAATGCTACAAAAATG GCAGCTATGGAAAGGGAAGTGGAATTAGAACATAGAGCAGTTGAGACATCCACTGCCCTTGCTAAGATGCAG AGAATTGCAGATGAAAGGACAACGAAGGCAGCTGAACTTGAGCAGAAGGTGGCACTACTTGAG GTTGAATGTGCATCTCTTAATCAAGAGCTGCAAGATATGGAAGCTCGTGCTCGCCGTGGACAAAAGAAGTCCCCAGAAGAGGCAAATCAAATGATTCAG GCGTGGCAGGAAGAAGTGGAACGTGCACGCCAAGGTCAGAGAGATGCTGAGAGCAAGCTTTCTTATACAGAG ACTGAAGCGCAGAAAATGAGAGTTGAAATGGCCGCCATGAAGAGGGATGCTGAGCACTATTCACGTCAG GAACATGTGGAGCTAGAGAAGCGCTACCGTGAGCTAACTGACCTATTG TACTACAAGCAAACTCAGTTAGAAGCCATGGCTAGTGAAAAAGCAGCTGCAGAGTTTCAGTTGGAGAAGGAAGTAAAACGTCTTCAAGAAGCACAG GTTGAGGCAGAAAGAAGTAGAGTTTCTCGCCGCACGTCGTCATCTTGGGAAGAAGACAATGAAATGAAGGAACTAGA GCCACTTCCCTTGTATCACCGTCACATGGTTGGGGCAAGTATGCAG TTGCAAAAGGCAGCAAAAATATTGGATTCAGGGGCTGCCAGAGTCACTAGATTTTTATGGCGGTATCCAACTGCTAGACTTATTTTGCTTTTCTATTTG GTATTTGTCCATCTTTTCTTGATGTATTTACTGCATCGCCTTCAG GAACAAGCAGATAGTTTTTCTGCTAGAGAAGTTGCTGAATCTATGGGTCTCGCTAACCATACCTTACCATAA
- the LOC7461558 gene encoding golgin candidate 1 isoform X3 translates to MSLLIFNHKGGKKLSNKESPQASNASQELTYIQMPQLDIASDNDRATLSVENEETLSSKTIAQTSTENLQDAGRDVTVAGVDSATSTSNGELLNEKDSDVPVEHPPPLAVKETQVVKEDHPIDDGKNIKSGEADVPVKTDQEKSQSTLTSSPARKESSLKGADLEVEPLVNQKKQLENKADTSPMTVQDQLDEAQGLLKIAVSSGQSKEARLARACAGLQSRLQEYKSENAQLEELLTAERELTKSYEGHIKQLQKDLSISKNEVARIESNMAEALAVKNSEIEALVSSMETSKKQLALSEGNLASMQANMESIMRNRELTETRMMQAVREELASAERRAEEERTAHNATKMAAMEREVELEHRAVETSTALAKMQRIADERTTKAAELEQKVALLEVECASLNQELQDMEARARRGQKKSPEEANQMIQMQAWQEEVERARQGQRDAESKLSYTETEAQKMRVEMAAMKRDAEHYSRQEHVELEKRYRELTDLLYYKQTQLEAMASEKAAAEFQLEKEVKRLQEAQVEAERSRVSRRTSSSWEEDNEMKELEPLPLYHRHMVGASMQLQKAAKILDSGAARVTRFLWRYPTARLILLFYLVFVHLFLMYLLHRLQEQADSFSAREVAESMGLANHTLP, encoded by the exons TTCACAGGAGCTAACTTATATACAAATGCCACAACTAGACATCGCATCTGATAATGATAGGGCTACACTTTCTGTGGAAAATGAAGAGACCCTTTCTAGCAAGACCATAGCCCAAACAAGCACTGAGAACCTACAGGATGCTGGAAGGGATGTTACTGTTGCTGGTGTGGACTCTGCAACATCAACTTCTAATGGTGAGCTTCTCAATGAAAAGGATTCAGATGTTCCTGTAGAGCATCCCCCACCATTAGCTGTGAAAGAGACACAGGTTGTCAAAGAAGACCATCCTATTGATGATGGTAAAAATATCAAGTCAGGGGAGGCTGATGTTCCTGTAAAGACTGATCAAGAGAAATCGCAATCAACACTTACCAGCTCTCCTGCGCGTAAGGAAAGCTCATTGAAAGGTGCCGACCTTGAAGTCGAACCTCTTGTCAATCAAAAGAAGCAACTGGAGAACAAAGCTGACACTTCTCCTATGACAGTGCAGGACCAACTCGATGAG GCTCAAGGACTGCTGAAGATTGCAGTTTCCTCTGGTCAGTCAAAAGAAGCGAGGTTAGCTCGG GCTTGTGCTGGACTTCAAAGCCGCCTTCAAGAATATAAATCTGAAAATGCACAGCTGGAAGAACTTCTCACTGCTGAG AGAGAGCTGACCAAATCATACGAGGGTCACATAAAGCAGCTACAGAAGGACTTGTCAATATCTAAAAACGAAGTAGCTAGGATAGAGTCAAATATGGCTGAAGCTTTGGCAGTGAAGAACTCTGAAATCGAGGCACTTGTCAGTTCTATGGAGACAAGCAAGAAACAGCTTGCTTTATCTGAAGGAAATCTAGCTTCAATGCAG GCAAACATGGAGTCTATTATGAGAAACAGGGAACTGACAGAGACAAGGATGATGCAG GCTGTTCGAGAGGAGCTGGCTTCGGCTGAACGGAGGGCGGAAGAAGAACGTACAGCACATAATGCTACAAAAATG GCAGCTATGGAAAGGGAAGTGGAATTAGAACATAGAGCAGTTGAGACATCCACTGCCCTTGCTAAGATGCAG AGAATTGCAGATGAAAGGACAACGAAGGCAGCTGAACTTGAGCAGAAGGTGGCACTACTTGAG GTTGAATGTGCATCTCTTAATCAAGAGCTGCAAGATATGGAAGCTCGTGCTCGCCGTGGACAAAAGAAGTCCCCAGAAGAGGCAAATCAAATGATTCAG ATGCAGGCGTGGCAGGAAGAAGTGGAACGTGCACGCCAAGGTCAGAGAGATGCTGAGAGCAAGCTTTCTTATACAGAG ACTGAAGCGCAGAAAATGAGAGTTGAAATGGCCGCCATGAAGAGGGATGCTGAGCACTATTCACGTCAG GAACATGTGGAGCTAGAGAAGCGCTACCGTGAGCTAACTGACCTATTG TACTACAAGCAAACTCAGTTAGAAGCCATGGCTAGTGAAAAAGCAGCTGCAGAGTTTCAGTTGGAGAAGGAAGTAAAACGTCTTCAAGAAGCACAG GTTGAGGCAGAAAGAAGTAGAGTTTCTCGCCGCACGTCGTCATCTTGGGAAGAAGACAATGAAATGAAGGAACTAGA GCCACTTCCCTTGTATCACCGTCACATGGTTGGGGCAAGTATGCAG TTGCAAAAGGCAGCAAAAATATTGGATTCAGGGGCTGCCAGAGTCACTAGATTTTTATGGCGGTATCCAACTGCTAGACTTATTTTGCTTTTCTATTTG GTATTTGTCCATCTTTTCTTGATGTATTTACTGCATCGCCTTCAG GAACAAGCAGATAGTTTTTCTGCTAGAGAAGTTGCTGAATCTATGGGTCTCGCTAACCATACCTTACCATAA
- the LOC7461558 gene encoding golgin candidate 1 isoform X1 has translation MASWLKVAEDLFENMDRKAKLVATELSDESSDLQPQASNGQGSEPKKMKSRIEGGKKLSNKESPQASNASQELTYIQMPQLDIASDNDRATLSVENEETLSSKTIAQTSTENLQDAGRDVTVAGVDSATSTSNGELLNEKDSDVPVEHPPPLAVKETQVVKEDHPIDDGKNIKSGEADVPVKTDQEKSQSTLTSSPARKESSLKGADLEVEPLVNQKKQLENKADTSPMTVQDQLDEAQGLLKIAVSSGQSKEARLARACAGLQSRLQEYKSENAQLEELLTAERELTKSYEGHIKQLQKDLSISKNEVARIESNMAEALAVKNSEIEALVSSMETSKKQLALSEGNLASMQANMESIMRNRELTETRMMQAVREELASAERRAEEERTAHNATKMAAMEREVELEHRAVETSTALAKMQRIADERTTKAAELEQKVALLEVECASLNQELQDMEARARRGQKKSPEEANQMIQMQAWQEEVERARQGQRDAESKLSYTETEAQKMRVEMAAMKRDAEHYSRQEHVELEKRYRELTDLLYYKQTQLEAMASEKAAAEFQLEKEVKRLQEAQVEAERSRVSRRTSSSWEEDNEMKELEPLPLYHRHMVGASMQLQKAAKILDSGAARVTRFLWRYPTARLILLFYLVFVHLFLMYLLHRLQEQADSFSAREVAESMGLANHTLP, from the exons TTCACAGGAGCTAACTTATATACAAATGCCACAACTAGACATCGCATCTGATAATGATAGGGCTACACTTTCTGTGGAAAATGAAGAGACCCTTTCTAGCAAGACCATAGCCCAAACAAGCACTGAGAACCTACAGGATGCTGGAAGGGATGTTACTGTTGCTGGTGTGGACTCTGCAACATCAACTTCTAATGGTGAGCTTCTCAATGAAAAGGATTCAGATGTTCCTGTAGAGCATCCCCCACCATTAGCTGTGAAAGAGACACAGGTTGTCAAAGAAGACCATCCTATTGATGATGGTAAAAATATCAAGTCAGGGGAGGCTGATGTTCCTGTAAAGACTGATCAAGAGAAATCGCAATCAACACTTACCAGCTCTCCTGCGCGTAAGGAAAGCTCATTGAAAGGTGCCGACCTTGAAGTCGAACCTCTTGTCAATCAAAAGAAGCAACTGGAGAACAAAGCTGACACTTCTCCTATGACAGTGCAGGACCAACTCGATGAG GCTCAAGGACTGCTGAAGATTGCAGTTTCCTCTGGTCAGTCAAAAGAAGCGAGGTTAGCTCGG GCTTGTGCTGGACTTCAAAGCCGCCTTCAAGAATATAAATCTGAAAATGCACAGCTGGAAGAACTTCTCACTGCTGAG AGAGAGCTGACCAAATCATACGAGGGTCACATAAAGCAGCTACAGAAGGACTTGTCAATATCTAAAAACGAAGTAGCTAGGATAGAGTCAAATATGGCTGAAGCTTTGGCAGTGAAGAACTCTGAAATCGAGGCACTTGTCAGTTCTATGGAGACAAGCAAGAAACAGCTTGCTTTATCTGAAGGAAATCTAGCTTCAATGCAG GCAAACATGGAGTCTATTATGAGAAACAGGGAACTGACAGAGACAAGGATGATGCAG GCTGTTCGAGAGGAGCTGGCTTCGGCTGAACGGAGGGCGGAAGAAGAACGTACAGCACATAATGCTACAAAAATG GCAGCTATGGAAAGGGAAGTGGAATTAGAACATAGAGCAGTTGAGACATCCACTGCCCTTGCTAAGATGCAG AGAATTGCAGATGAAAGGACAACGAAGGCAGCTGAACTTGAGCAGAAGGTGGCACTACTTGAG GTTGAATGTGCATCTCTTAATCAAGAGCTGCAAGATATGGAAGCTCGTGCTCGCCGTGGACAAAAGAAGTCCCCAGAAGAGGCAAATCAAATGATTCAG ATGCAGGCGTGGCAGGAAGAAGTGGAACGTGCACGCCAAGGTCAGAGAGATGCTGAGAGCAAGCTTTCTTATACAGAG ACTGAAGCGCAGAAAATGAGAGTTGAAATGGCCGCCATGAAGAGGGATGCTGAGCACTATTCACGTCAG GAACATGTGGAGCTAGAGAAGCGCTACCGTGAGCTAACTGACCTATTG TACTACAAGCAAACTCAGTTAGAAGCCATGGCTAGTGAAAAAGCAGCTGCAGAGTTTCAGTTGGAGAAGGAAGTAAAACGTCTTCAAGAAGCACAG GTTGAGGCAGAAAGAAGTAGAGTTTCTCGCCGCACGTCGTCATCTTGGGAAGAAGACAATGAAATGAAGGAACTAGA GCCACTTCCCTTGTATCACCGTCACATGGTTGGGGCAAGTATGCAG TTGCAAAAGGCAGCAAAAATATTGGATTCAGGGGCTGCCAGAGTCACTAGATTTTTATGGCGGTATCCAACTGCTAGACTTATTTTGCTTTTCTATTTG GTATTTGTCCATCTTTTCTTGATGTATTTACTGCATCGCCTTCAG GAACAAGCAGATAGTTTTTCTGCTAGAGAAGTTGCTGAATCTATGGGTCTCGCTAACCATACCTTACCATAA